DNA from Mesorhizobium loti R88b:
ATACCGTGTTCGGCGATCCATTTGTCGATTTCGGTCTTGATCCGGGCTGCGGTCGCGTCGGCATTGTCGAGATTGGCGGCCAGATTGTTCTCGAAACCGATCTTGGCCCCGCTGATGTCCTTCAGGCGGCCATGAAGCGCCATGCCTTCGCAAGCGAACCGCCTGAGATCGATCTCGCGACCGCCGTCGCGGCCGGTCATGTAGTGATTGGCCTTGCGCCGCACGCCTTCCTTTTGCGGATGGTCGTCGACAGTGAGCGCATAGTGTCCCATGTCCACCAGCCAGGACGTGACGTCGCGGCCACGATAGTTGCGCGGCGCGCGCGGCGCGCTACCGACCGCCAGATGCACCTTCTTGCCTTCGAGATGCAGATCCTCGGCGATCTGGCAGCCGGATTGGCCAGTGCCGATGACCAGCACCGCGCCGTCGCCGGTCTGACGCGCATTGCGGTAGGTCGAGGAATGGAGCTGCAGAATGTCCGCCGGCAGCTGTCCGCCCGAGCGCGGAATCTTGGGCCTGTGATAGCCGCCGGTGGCGATGATGACGAAATCGGCGGTGCAGGACCCTTCATCGGTCTCGATCGCATAGGCAGAGCCCTGGCGTTTGACCGAGCGGACGCCACATTGCTCGCGCAACGGCGGATCGAAGCGGGCGCGATAGGCCTGGATATAGGCGATGATCTCGTCGCGCAGCATGAAACCGTCCGGGTCTCTACCGCCAAATTCGCGGTCATAGGAAAAACCCGGCAGCGTGCATTGCCAGTTGGGCGTCACCAGGCAGAACGCGTCCCAACGCTGGTTCAGCCAATTGGTCGCAACCCTGTCCTTCTCGAACACGACATGATCGATGCCGCGTTGTTTCAGACACCAGCTTGCCGAAAGCCCGGCCTGGCTGCCGCCAACCACGACCACGGTATGATGTTCGATCGCCACGAAAGTCCCTTTCCGCTCGCCATCAATCCATCGACAGGATTTCGACCGCGCCCGATGGCTGAAGCGCGGCCTTTGACTGCAGTGCCTTGAGCTGGGCTACGGCGCGCGAGCATGGCGCGCCGTAGCGAGCCTCGACGCGACGGCTCGCCGCCAACAACGCCGCTTCGCTGACCGCGAGGAAATTTGCCAGTGGGTGGACGTCGCCGGTGGCGAGATGTTCCCGAACCACGGTAGAGGGCGAGTAGCAGAGGTCCTCGCTGCCGTCCGGCCAACGTATCCTGAAGCGGACCTCAGGCATGTTTGGCCTCTTTGGTCGGCGCCTCGGGCGCACAGCCGATCAGTGGCTCGGCATGGATATCCCGCACGACGGCGCGTCCCGAAGATGAGCGGATCGAAACGGCACCGGACCCATCGATGCTGCCGATAACGGCGGCGGCGATGTCGCGGGCAGCGAAGGCCGAGCAGATTTCCGCGGCGGCCGGGGGCCTGGCGGCCAGCAGATAGCCGAAGCTCGGGAAGGTCGTCAGCCAGCGCTCGATATCGGCGCCGGCCGGCATCGGCAGTGCCTCGATATCTATGTCAATGCCGACGCCTGAACATTCGGCCAGCATTGCCGCGGTGCCGATGATGCCGCCCTGGCTGATGTCCTTGGCGCAGACCGAAAGGCCGCGCTCCGCCAGCATCGGCAACAAGTCGAGATCGGCGCGCAGGCGTTCGGGCGGCGCTGTGCTTGCTGCGTCGAAAAACGGATAGGGGTCGTGGTATTTGCCACGCAGGTCGATGGCCGCGATCAGCACGTCGCCGGGCGACGCATCGAAACTGGTCAGCAGCGCCCTGGCGTGGCCGAGCACGGCGACCGACAGCTGCCTGCCGGCTGCACGCAAATTCGTGTGGCCGCCGACGATCGGCACGCCATAGGCGGCCGAGGCGGCGCGCATTCCGGCCAGAATCTCCGCCGCTTCGGCAACGCCGGGTGCCCACAATGCGTTGACCACCGCGAGCGGTCTGCCGCCCATAGCGGCGACATCCGACAAATTGACCATCACCGCCGACCAGCCGGCGAACCAAGGCATCGCCTCGACGAAGCTGGCAATCATCCCTTCGCAAGCGAACAGGCTCCAGCCGTCGCCGCAGGGTATTGCCGCCGTATCATCGCCAACGGCAATCGCCGAGGCGCCGCCGATGCCGAGTGCCTCGACCGCATGCGCGATGTCGGTCTTGCCGGTCACGCCCGGACTTCGCGCCAGCCTCTCAGCCAACGCAGCGATGTCGGCGCCCGCGCTCATGCGATCTCGGCCGTGCGGGTGACAAAGCCGGCCGCGCCGTCTGCTATCGGCGGATAGAAGGAAAGATCGGCTTGCATGTGATGATGCGGATGACCGTGAAAACTGGTCTCGCCAAGCGATATCCAGTGCAGTCGCTGGAACAAGAGAACGTTGCGGCTCTGCACATTGGCCAGAAACCGCGTCGCACCTTGGGCATGGGCCGAGGAGACGGCGAGCCGGATGAGCGATGTGCCAAGTCCCGCCTGGCGGCGGTAGGCCTTGCACACCGCCAGCCGCGACCCCCACCATTCGCCCGGCGCGTCACCGGTGTGGATACGCACGGTACCGACCACCTCGTCGTCCCAGCCGCATTGGTCGGAGAGCGCGACGATTGTCACCGCGCGATCGTCGATGGCGTCGCGGTCGTCGCCGTCGAAAATGCCTTGTTCGTCGCAGAACACCGCGCGGCGCAAGCGGGCAGCCCCTTCGCACTCCCATGGCCAGATGGCAAATTTCACCCGGTGCTGCGGCGAAATGTAGGGCTGGACCGGTTCGAACATCATGGCTTCAGCTCCTCATAGGCGGAAAGGGCAGAACAGGCGCCACAGCGGCCGCAGCCGGCCTTGATGGTGTCGCGCGTCATGCCGGCGGCCGCCAGCATCGCGCCGAGCGGCTTCAGCACGCCGTGCATGAAGTCGGAGGACGGTGCCTTGTGATCCTCGAGCGGGGTGCCGGAAATGGGCACGAAGGGTACGACGAATGGATAGACGCCGAGCGCAATCAGCCTCTCGCACATCGACAGGATGGCTTGGCCGGTATCGCCGAGGCCGGCCAGGATGTAGGTCGACACCTGGCCGCGGCCAAACACCGGCACCGCCGCCGCGAACGCCTCCATATAGCGCGCCACCGGTACTTCCGCCTTGCCGGGCATAATGCGGGCACGCACCTCCGGTGTCACCGCTTCGAGATGCATGCCGAGCGCGTCGATACCGGCCTCGCGCATGCGGACGAACCAGGCGTCGTCATCTGGCGGCTCGCATTGCCCCTGCAGCGGCAGGTCGACGGCCGCCTTGATGGCGCGTGCGCTTTCAGCCAGCACGGCGGCGCCACGATCGGTCTTGTTCGGGGTGCCGGTGGTCATCACCATATGCTTGACGCCGTCAAGATCGACCGCGGCCCTGGCGACTTCGGCGAGTTGCGCCGGGCTTTTGTGGGCGATGGTGCGACCGGCGGCGAGCGACTGGCCGATGGCGCAGAACTGACAGGTCTTCTTGCGGCTTTCATAACGGATGCAGGTTTGCAGGACCGTTGTCGCCAGCACGTCCTTGGCGTGCAGGACGGCGATCTGCGAATAGGGAATGCCGTCCGCCGTCGACAGCGCGTAGAAGCGTGGCTGGCCGGGGAAGCCAACCTTGCCGACGGCAAGACCATCGCGCTCGATGACACTCTCGCCGCCGGCGTCGGGCTTCAGCGCCGTATAGGGAGAGATGAAGGCAGCGGCCGTATGCACCGGCGCCATGATCGGCCTGCCGTTGACGAGCAGTGCCTTGTGGTCGGACGGACCGGCGCCACCCCGGCGGCTCGGCGCGCCGGCGCTGGGATCAACCAGCCTTAGCCCGAAGGACTGGATCTCGTTGATCAGCATCTCCGGGCTCATCGCCGCTGTCTCGATCTTCATCTCGCAGGCTCCTTGTGGAAAGAGGCGGCCACCCGGAAGCGACCGGTTTCGGACGGGTGTCGATGGTCAGGCTGAGTAGTTCGGGACGCGCATAGTGCCCAACCGAATCCATCATGCGCTTGCGCTTGGTGACCAGCGCCATGTCCATGTCGGCGACGAGCAGTCCTTCGCCCTCGGTCAAAGGCGGCACCAGATGTGCGCCCTCGGGCGTGATGATGGCCGTGTAGCAGCCTCCCGACAGCGCCTTGATCATGGTGCCGTCGGGATTGATGGCGGCCTTCTGGGCATCGGTCAGCCAGCCGGTGGCGTTGATGACGAAACTGGCCGCTTCGGCAGCATGGTGGCGGATCGCCGCCTCGATCTGATCGGCGAAAATCGGCCCGACCATCGAGCCTGGAAACTGCGCGACATGGATTTCCTCATGCTGGGCCATCAGCGCGAAGCGGGCGAGCGGATTGTAGTGCTCCCAGCAGGCCAGCGCGCCGACTCGGCCAACCCTGGTGTCGACAACCTTCAGTCCCGAGGCATCGCCCTGCCCCCAGACCATGCGCTCGTGATAGGTCGGTGTGATCTTGCGCCGCTTCAGCGCCAGCGTGCCGTCAGCATCGAAGACGAGCTGAGTGTTGTAGAGCGTGCCGTGGTCGCGCTCGTTGACGCCGACGACCACGACGATGCCATGGCCGCGGGCGGCAGCGGCAAGGTTCTCCGTCTCCACGCTAGGCACCAAGACGGCCTCGTCGTAAAGCGCCAGATGCTTGGCGCCGATCTTCACCGGCGGATCGATGAAGGAGAAATAGGGGTAGTAGGGCACGAAGGTTTCCGGGAACACGACGATCCCCGCGCCCTTGCCGGCGGCGTCGGAGATGGTGTCGAGGACCTTCTCCAACGTTCCGCCGGGCCGGTCGAGGACCGGCGAGATCTGTGCGGCGGCGGCACGCACGCTCCTCTTGTCGGGCCTCCTGTCGGACATCGCGATCGTCCTATACGGTCCAGGTGTCGAGGATGAACGCGTTGTCCCTGCGATGCAGCAGGATCAGGTCGAGCACATCCAGCGGCGAGATCGGCACGATGCCTTCCTGCAGCGATGGCTCGCCGTGGCCGTAGAGCGCCTGCAGGGCGAACCGGCAGGCATAGACCTTGCCGCCCTCAGCCATGAAGTTCTTGAGCTGGTTGTTGAAATTCTGGGCGCCCGGAAAGGCCTCGTCCCCGAGCTTCGGGAACCCACGGATGACGCCCAGCGTCACGCCCGGCCCATAAAGCAGTATCGTCGTCTCGAAGCCCTTGCGGATCAGCCGCTTGCCCTGCAGCAGATTGACCAGGCCGATCGAGCCCTCGAAGGCGACGGTATGGAAGGTGATGAGCGCCTTGCCGCCCGGTTCGGCCTTCACATCCTCGAAGACCTTCTCCTCATAGTCGACGAGAAAATCACCGATCTCGTGTTTCTTCATCGCAACGGCTGGCATGCATCTCTCCTGGTTGCTCTCGCCCGACCGGCCCCTTGCCGTCGGATGGTTCGAAAGATGACGCCCGCGGTGCGCAAGCCCAGAGCTTTCAAGGACTTGCGTTGCAATCGCCGTGCCAGTTTGTGCACTGCAAACAATGCATACACTTGCAAAAATGAATGCATCCAATGATGCAATCGCTTTCGCAATCATGCTGGTTTCAGTCGTTTTGATTGCCTAGCAAGGCGCCCGAGCGCCAGGTATCTTCGCCTAATCTTTAGGCAAAGAATTCTGTTGCTCAAAAATAGCCCGACCCCTAGTCTTTGCATGCTGCACCTGCGAACCGCGACAGCGCACCTGCGAGAAGCCAGTGACGATGACGGACGATTGGCGACCGGACATCTCCGACCCGCACAGGCCGGCCTACCTCGCGCTTGCCGAGGCCATAGCGCGCGACCTGACGACGGGGCGGCTGAAGCCGGGTGACCGGTTGCCTAGCCAGCGAACGCTCGCGGCGGCCCTTGGCCTGAACTTCACGACCGTCTCCCGTGGCTATCGCGAGGCCCATCGCAGGGGGCTGATCGAGGCCAGGGTCGGCTCCGGCAGCCATGTCGCCAGACAGCCGGACAGCACGTCCGTCAGCCTCCGTCGCCGCGACCTCTCCGACCGGACCATGAACCAGGCGCCGGAGCTGGACGATCCAACCCTGCTGCGGCGCATGCGTGCAATCTGGGAGGAAACCAGCGAGGATCTCGGCGCGTTGCTGCGTTACCAGTCGCCGGGCGGCTCGGCCGAGGACAAGGCGGCGGCATTGCGCTGGCTGTCACGCCGCGGCATCGAGGCGACTTCCGAAAAAATCATCATCTCGCCCGGCACGCACGCGGTCATGCTTGCCATCCTGCGCTCTATCGCCAGGCCCGGCGACACGATCTGCTCGGAGGACATCACCTACCCCGGCATCATTGCGATCTGCGACCATCTCGGGCTGAAGCTGGTCGGCCTTCCGTCGGATGCGCTCGGCCTCGATCCGCAGGCGCTCGCCGATCGCGCATTGGCCGGACCGGTGCGGGCACTTTATCTCAATCCAACGATCCGTAACCCGACCACCCACACCATCGTGGCCAAACGCCGGGCCGAATTGGTGGAAGTGGCGCGGCGCTTCGGCATCGAGATCCTCGAGGACGACGCCTACGGGCTGTTCCCCACCGACGCGCCGCCGCCGCTGGTGATGCTGGCGCCTGAACTGACCTATCACATCGTCGGCCTGTCGAAGTGCCTCGCCGCCGGCCTGCGCGTCGCCTATGCCGTGATGCCGTCCGGCAAAAGCGCCGAGACGATCGGCGCGCAGCTCAAGACCGAGATCGTCATGGCCTCGCCGCTGACGACGACACTGGCGACGCGATGGATTGAAACCGGCGTCGCCGACGAGATCCTGCAGCAGCTGCGCCTGGAGTCACGGCTGCGCCAGAAGATCGCGGCGGAAATGCTGCCCATGCACACCATGACCGCCGATCCCGAAGGCTTTCATATCTGGATCACGCCGCCAAAACCTTGGACGCGGCAGCGCATCGTCGACTGGATGCGCGGCCATGCGCTGGGGGCCGTGGCGAGCGACGCCTTCGTGGTCGGGCGAACGCCACCGGAGGCACTGCGGCTCTGCCTTGGCGGGGCGGCGACCCGCGCCGACATGCAGCGGGCGCTGGCGTTCATGATCGACGCCTTCAACAATCCGCCGAGCTTCCCCCATTAGCGTTTTCAGCCCGAATTGCGGAAAACAAATGGTTGGCAGTTCAACCTTCTATCAGGAACTGAACGGCTCCGGGTCGGCGGACCGGATCGCTCACCCGGCCACGCGCTTCCCGCGTTTTGCCTTGGCGCCCCGCGCCTCCACCACCTTTTCCACCTGCCGCTTCAGCTCGTCCTTGATATCCGCCGTGTCATTCATCAAGGCGTCGATCTTAAGGAAATCGAGCACGCGGTATTTTGAGACTGCCGGGCGGACCAGGATATGGGGCTGACCTTGCTTCAGCTTGTTGGCGATGATCGACTGCATCATCAGCTGGGTGGCGCCGAACATCAGGTCGACGGAGGTCGGCTGCTTGCGGTCGGCTTCCTCAGGCGCGCCGACCACGTCGACGCCGATGATGATGTCGGCGTCGTGCTCGATCAGGTCGAACGGCACGGGGTTGTATATGCCGCCGTCGATCAGCAGCCTGCCGTCGCGCATCACCGGGCGGAACACGGCAGGAATGGCGGCCGAGGCCGCAAGTGCCGAGTGCAGGTCACCTTCGTCGAACACGGCGAGCTTGTGGCCGAAATAGTCGGTCGCCGTCACCTTCAGTGGGATTTTCAGCTCGGCGAAGGTTTCGGGGATGGCCTCGGGCAGAAACGCCTTGAGGATGCGCTCGACATTGAACTGGCTGACCCGGATGCCGTTCTGCATGGCTTCCGCGATCGTGCCCGGGCGCGCGCGCCACATGCGGCTCGCCACCTCGGCGCGGCGGCCGAGGATCGAGCGGGCATAGTCGTGGATGTCCTTGCCGGTCATGCCGGCGGCCATGCCGGCGCCCATGATGGCGCCGATCGACGAGCCGGCGATCGCCACCGGCTTGATGCCGAGTTCGTCCAGCGCCTCGATGACATGGATATGCGCCAGCCCGCGCGCGCCGCCGCCGCCGAAGGCTATGCCAAAGGTCGGGCTCATCCCTTGCCGGCCCCGGCCAGCGGCGGCCCGACCACCATGATGGTCGGCTCGGCCGTCAGCAGCTTTTTCGCCGCCGCCTTGACCTGGTCGAGCGTCACCGCGTTGATGTAGCCGGCGCGTCGCTGCATATAGTCGATGCCGAGATCGTCGAGCTGCAATTCGACGAGCGTCGCGGCGATGGAACTCGACGAGTCCAGATTGTTGATGGCATAGGCGCCGACCATGTATTTCTTGGTCGCCGCCAACTCGGCTTCGGTCGGGCCGTTCTCGGCCATTTCTTTGACGACATCGCGCACGATGCCGAGCGTCTCGGCCACGCGGTCCGAGCGCGTGCCGGTGGTGACGATAAGCGCGTTGGCATGGTCCTGGTTGACCAGCGAGGAGTTGACGCCATAGGCCAGCCCTCGCTTTTCGCGCACTTCCTGGTACAGGCGCGAGGTGAAGGTGCCGCCGCCAAGGATCTCGTTCATCAGCACAGCGGGGAAGAAATCCGCCGACTTGCGCTTCACGCCCGGCCAGGCGAGCTGCAGCGAGGTCTGCGGCAGGTCGTAATTGACTTCCAGATGCTGCGCCAGCTTGGGCTCGACATCGGCGACGGGGGTGAGCGCCTGGCTTTGCGGCAGGTCGCCGAACACCATGTCCAACTTCTTCTTCAGCGTCTCGGCATCGATGGCGCCGACCACTGCGACATGCAGGCCGCTGCGCGCGAACACCGCCTTGTGCAGGGCCTTGAGATCGTCCTGCGTGATGGCGGCGATGCTCTGCCTGGTGCCTTGGTCCGAGCGCGAATAGGGGTGGTCGCCATAGATGGCGCGCGCCCATTTGTTCTGCGCGATCGTGTCAGGATCATTCTCGTTGGCGATGATGCCGGACAGGATCTGGGAGCGGATGCGGTCGATCGGCGCCTGGTCGAAGCGCGGCTCGTCTACCGCCAGCCGCAGCAGGTCGAAGGCCTCGTCGCGCTGGTCGGCCAGCATGCGCATCGAGCCATAGATGCCGTCACGGGTCTCGTCGAAGCTCATCTCGGCACCGGCATCGTCGAGCCTGATCTGGAAAGCTTCCGAATCGAGTGACCCGGCGCCCTCGTCGAACAGGCCGGTCATCAGATTGGCGAGGCCTTCCTTGCCCGGCGGATCCTGCGTCGAGCCGCCGCCGAAGACGAAGCGGACGGCGACGACCGGCACGGAATAGTCCTCCACCAGCCAGGCCGTGATGCCTTTTGGCGAGGTGACCTGCTGGATGTCCATGGCGCGGGCGGCAAGTGCGGGCAGGATCAGGAAGAGGATGGAGAGGACAAGGGTTGCCAGTGCGGCGCGCGTTCTTCCTTCTCCCCTTGCGGGAGAAGACAAGGCATGGCGGTGCAGGTTCATCGTCAATTCCCCGCCTGTTGCTGCGGCAAAAGATAGCCTGATGTCGAGCGGGCGAGCACCAGATAGCGCGCGGCGACGGCCTTGACCTCGTCGGCCGTTACCTTGCGGATGCGATCCGGCCATTGCTGGACATCCCTTACATTGCCGCCGGTGGCCAGTGTCGAGCCATAGATCTCGGCCATGGAATCCTGCTTGTCGCGGGCAAAGATCATCGACCTGACATAACGGTCCTTGGCCTTTTCGAGTTCCTCCGGTGTAACGCCGCCACTGGCGATGCGCGCCACCTCGGCATCGACCGCGGCTTCGACGTCGGCCAGCTTGGCGTCGCCGCGCGGCGCGCCATAGACGGTGAAATTGGTGTCGTCGAGCATGGTGCCCTGGAAATAGGCCCCGGCGCTGGAAGCGATGCCTTGCTGGACGACCAGTGCCTGGTAGAGCCGGCTGCGGTTGCCGCCGCCGAGGATCTCGGCCAAGAGGTCGAGCGCCTCCGCCTCACCCGGCTTGCCCGAATGATAGGACGGCACCACCCACTGCGTCGAGAAACTGGGAACGCTGACGCGGGCGTCGGAGAGCGTGACGGTGCGTTTGGTGTTCTGCTCCGGCTCGACCGGGCGGATACGCGGCGGCAGGTCAGGCCCGCGCGCCACCTTGCCATAGGTTTTCTCGGCCAACGCCTTCACCGCATCCGGTTCGACATCGCCGGCGACGATCAGCACCGCGTTGTTGGGCCGGTAGTACTTGTCATAGAAAGCGGTGGCGTCGATGCGGTTCAACTGCTCCATCTCCTGCATCCAGCCGATGACCGGAATGCGATAGGGCTGGTTCTGCCACAGCGTCGCGTCGACTTCCTCGTCGAGCACGGCCTGCGGATTGTTGTCGATGCGCGAGCGGCGCTCCTCCAGGATGACATCGCGCTCGGTCTTGATGACGTCATCGGTGAGGATGAGGTTACGCATGCGGTCGGCTTCGAAACTCATCATCAGTTCGAGCGACGACGGCGCCACCGTCTCGTGGAAGGCGGTATAGTCGTAGGATGTGAACGCGTTGTTGGAGCCGCCAATGTCGGAGACGGCGCGGTCGAACTCGCCGGCGGCGTGATTGGTCGTCGCCTTGAACATCAGATGCTCGAAGAAATGGGCTATGCCGGATTTGCCGGGCGGCTCGTCGGCGCTGCCGATCTTGTACCACACCATATGGGTGACGATCGGCGCGCGATGATCGGGAATGACGACCACCTCCATGCCGTTGCCGAGCAGGAAATCCGTCACCTTGAACTCGGCTGGCTTCGTGTTGGGCTGCGTGGAGCTATCGGCCAGCACCGGGCCGGTCACGACGAAAGCCAGTGAGATCGCGAGCAGCGTTGTGCGCAGCCATTCAGCCTGAAATGTCATCAATGGCTCCGGTTCTCTAGAGTGGTTCATCGTTTCATGGAAACGCCGAACCGCTCTATCTCTTTGTTTTCACACAATTCCAGACGGAAAACCGTTTCCCACTTTTCCTGGAATTGCTTCGGGCAGGACGATAGGCAAGGTGCTGGCGACAAGCAAAGTGAATTGTTGGTCATGTTGCCGGCAAAGGCGGCGGCAAAGAGGCCGCCGCTGCAGGGCCGCCGTATCAGGCGGCCTCGATGAAGCGAATGACGGTCTCGCCGTAGTTGCGCTCATCCAGCACGGAAAAGCCCGGGCCTGGCTCGAAGGGCGCCACGGCCGCCTCCTCGACCACGCACAGTGCGCCAGGGCGCAGCCAGCCGCCGGCCCTGGCCGACTGCAAGGCGCGCTCGCCGAGCCCCTTGCCATAGGGCGGGTCGGCGAAGACGAGACCGAACGGCGCCAGCGTGCCCGCCTCGCCGAGACCCGTGGCATCGCGGCGGAAGATCTTGGTGCGTCCGGTCAGGCCGAAGGCCTCGACATTGTCGCGGATCAGGCCGCGGCCTTCGGCCGATTCCTCGATGAAGACGCCATAAGAGGCGCCGCGCGACAGCGCCTCCAGGCCAAGCGCCCCTGTCCCGGCGAACAGGTCGAGCACGCGCGCGCCGTCCAGCTGTTCGGCAAAGCGATGCGCCAGCACGTTGAAGACGGCCTCGCGGGTGCGATCGGTCGTCGGGCGGATGGCGCTGCTGCGGGGCGTCGCCAGCGGACGCCCACGAAACTCACCACCGACGATCCTCATCTTGTCCGGGGACCCTTGGGGCCGCCGCGCGGACCACCGCCACCGGCACCGCCAGGGCGCTCGCCACGCGGCTTGCCGAACGGCTTTGCACCACCCGGTTTGCCGTCGGGCTTGCCATAGGATGGCTTGAACGAGGCCTTGCGAGCCCTGGCTTCGGCCGCCTTGGCCGCGTCGGCTTCCGCCCTGCCCTTGCCGATCGGCCGGGCGCCAGGCGCCATCCAGACATTGGCCTTGCGCTGGCCCGGCGGCTCGATCGGCCGCTGCTCGCGTTCGGGTTTCTTGCCGCCGCCACGGGGTTTGTCACCGAAGCCGCCGCGTGGCTTGTCGCCAAAACCACCGCGTGGCTTGTCGCCAAAGCCGCCACGTTCGGGCCTCGGACCACGCTCGCCAAAGCTCTTCTCCGGCCTCTCGCTCCTGTCGGGACTTGTCGACAGTTTGCCGAGCGCCTCGTCGCGGCTGCCTTCGCGGCGCTTGCGGTTCTTGATCAACCCGCCCTCGCCGATCGGGCGGCGCTCACCGTCACGGACGAATTTCGGCCGTTCGGGTTCCGGCTCGCGAACTTCCGTGCGCCGCACCGGCTTGTTGGAAAACGGCTTGGTGATCTCGGCGTCGAAATTGGCGCCGGATTCTTCGACCAGACGCTCACCAAGCTGGTCTCGCAGCACCCTGCCGTTGATCTCCTGAACATGGCCCTCGGCAAGATCGTCGAGTTGGAATGGCCCGTAGGAGATGCGGATCAGCCGCGTCACGTCGAGGCCGAGCGCGCCAAGGATGTTCCTGACCTCGCGGTTCTTGCCTTCGCGCAAACCAAGCGTCAGCCAGGCGTTGGTGCCTTGCTCACGGTCGAGCGTCGCTTCAATGGCGCCGTAAAAGACGCCGTCGACGGCAATACCTTCGCGCAGGCCGACAAGCGCACTTTCCTCGACCTTGCCGTGCACGCGCACGCGGTAGCGACGCAGCCAGCCGGTAGCCGGCAGTTCGAGCACGCGCGACAGGCCGCCATCATTGGTCAGCAGCAGCAGGCCTTCGGTGTTGATGTCGAGCCGGCCGATGGTCATCAGCCGCGGCAGTTCGGCCGGCAGCACGTCAAAGACGGTCTTGCGGCCTTCGGGATCGCGATTGGTGGTGACGACGCCGGCCGGCTTGTGGAACAGGAACAGGCGGGTGCGCTCGATCGGCGGGATTTCCATGCCGTCAAGATGGATGATGTCATTTGGCATGACGTTGAAGGCCGGTGAAGTCAAAGCGCGGCCGTTGACCTTGACGCGGCCGGCGGCGATCAATTCCTCGGCGTCGCGGCGCGAGGCGAGACCGGCGCGCGCCAGCCGCTTGGCGATCCGCTCACCGGCTTCTTCCGCAGCCTCGGCTGGACGCGGGCGCGGCTTGAAAGCGCCGCCCGATGCGCCTTGAGGCCGATCGCTGAAATCACGCTTGGGTCTGTCGCTGCCGAAGTCGCGCTTGGGACGGTCGGCGAAGTCACGTTTCGGACGATCGCCGAAATCACGCTTAGGACGGTCAAAGCGCGTCTCGCCGCCTTCGGCCGCAGCTGCAGCCGGACGATCACCGCGTGGTGCATAGGGTTTGCGTGGCCCTTCGCGCTTTTCATAGGGCTTGCGCTCGCCTTCCGCCGCCATCGGACGGTCGCCCCGCGGTGCATAAGGCTTGCGCGGCCCTTCGCGCTTCTCATACGGCT
Protein-coding regions in this window:
- a CDS encoding patatin-like phospholipase family protein, whose product is MSPTFGIAFGGGGARGLAHIHVIEALDELGIKPVAIAGSSIGAIMGAGMAAGMTGKDIHDYARSILGRRAEVASRMWRARPGTIAEAMQNGIRVSQFNVERILKAFLPEAIPETFAELKIPLKVTATDYFGHKLAVFDEGDLHSALAASAAIPAVFRPVMRDGRLLIDGGIYNPVPFDLIEHDADIIIGVDVVGAPEEADRKQPTSVDLMFGATQLMMQSIIANKLKQGQPHILVRPAVSKYRVLDFLKIDALMNDTADIKDELKRQVEKVVEARGAKAKRGKRVAG
- a CDS encoding M16 family metallopeptidase yields the protein MNLHRHALSSPARGEGRTRAALATLVLSILFLILPALAARAMDIQQVTSPKGITAWLVEDYSVPVVAVRFVFGGGSTQDPPGKEGLANLMTGLFDEGAGSLDSEAFQIRLDDAGAEMSFDETRDGIYGSMRMLADQRDEAFDLLRLAVDEPRFDQAPIDRIRSQILSGIIANENDPDTIAQNKWARAIYGDHPYSRSDQGTRQSIAAITQDDLKALHKAVFARSGLHVAVVGAIDAETLKKKLDMVFGDLPQSQALTPVADVEPKLAQHLEVNYDLPQTSLQLAWPGVKRKSADFFPAVLMNEILGGGTFTSRLYQEVREKRGLAYGVNSSLVNQDHANALIVTTGTRSDRVAETLGIVRDVVKEMAENGPTEAELAATKKYMVGAYAINNLDSSSSIAATLVELQLDDLGIDYMQRRAGYINAVTLDQVKAAAKKLLTAEPTIMVVGPPLAGAGKG
- a CDS encoding M16 family metallopeptidase, with the protein product MTFQAEWLRTTLLAISLAFVVTGPVLADSSTQPNTKPAEFKVTDFLLGNGMEVVVIPDHRAPIVTHMVWYKIGSADEPPGKSGIAHFFEHLMFKATTNHAAGEFDRAVSDIGGSNNAFTSYDYTAFHETVAPSSLELMMSFEADRMRNLILTDDVIKTERDVILEERRSRIDNNPQAVLDEEVDATLWQNQPYRIPVIGWMQEMEQLNRIDATAFYDKYYRPNNAVLIVAGDVEPDAVKALAEKTYGKVARGPDLPPRIRPVEPEQNTKRTVTLSDARVSVPSFSTQWVVPSYHSGKPGEAEALDLLAEILGGGNRSRLYQALVVQQGIASSAGAYFQGTMLDDTNFTVYGAPRGDAKLADVEAAVDAEVARIASGGVTPEELEKAKDRYVRSMIFARDKQDSMAEIYGSTLATGGNVRDVQQWPDRIRKVTADEVKAVAARYLVLARSTSGYLLPQQQAGN
- the rsmD gene encoding 16S rRNA (guanine(966)-N(2))-methyltransferase RsmD, with the protein product MRIVGGEFRGRPLATPRSSAIRPTTDRTREAVFNVLAHRFAEQLDGARVLDLFAGTGALGLEALSRGASYGVFIEESAEGRGLIRDNVEAFGLTGRTKIFRRDATGLGEAGTLAPFGLVFADPPYGKGLGERALQSARAGGWLRPGALCVVEEAAVAPFEPGPGFSVLDERNYGETVIRFIEAA
- a CDS encoding PLP-dependent aminotransferase family protein codes for the protein MTDDWRPDISDPHRPAYLALAEAIARDLTTGRLKPGDRLPSQRTLAAALGLNFTTVSRGYREAHRRGLIEARVGSGSHVARQPDSTSVSLRRRDLSDRTMNQAPELDDPTLLRRMRAIWEETSEDLGALLRYQSPGGSAEDKAAALRWLSRRGIEATSEKIIISPGTHAVMLAILRSIARPGDTICSEDITYPGIIAICDHLGLKLVGLPSDALGLDPQALADRALAGPVRALYLNPTIRNPTTHTIVAKRRAELVEVARRFGIEILEDDAYGLFPTDAPPPLVMLAPELTYHIVGLSKCLAAGLRVAYAVMPSGKSAETIGAQLKTEIVMASPLTTTLATRWIETGVADEILQQLRLESRLRQKIAAEMLPMHTMTADPEGFHIWITPPKPWTRQRIVDWMRGHALGAVASDAFVVGRTPPEALRLCLGGAATRADMQRALAFMIDAFNNPPSFPH